A genomic window from Martelella lutilitoris includes:
- a CDS encoding carbohydrate ABC transporter permease has protein sequence MRKALSTLWDGRGFDLLLVGIPLIFLIAISGSALVYNVIMSFQEVDIFSLGTFFRPFVGLDNYIAVLTDPQAWPIFGNTLIFVLCSLGGQFLFGFFLALFFNMQFPGSTYLRGLFLVSWVMPGLVTGAIWNWLLAGDFGVINFFLQSIGVIDDPIFWRSSPDFALWSVIITNIWFGTAFNMILLSVGLAAIPKDLYEAASLDGANAFRRFYTITLPMMRPTIGALLSLGLIFTLQQFDLFAAITDGGPNNSSNVAQYWAWQLSFREYDFARGATVSVLMITLVIIAAVFYVRSTRHEVRG, from the coding sequence ATGCGCAAGGCGCTCTCAACGCTCTGGGATGGCCGTGGTTTCGATCTGTTATTGGTGGGCATTCCGCTCATCTTTCTGATCGCGATTTCCGGTTCGGCTCTGGTCTACAACGTGATCATGAGCTTTCAGGAAGTGGACATCTTCAGTCTCGGCACCTTCTTTCGTCCCTTTGTCGGCCTCGACAACTATATCGCGGTGCTGACCGATCCGCAGGCCTGGCCGATCTTCGGCAACACGCTGATCTTCGTGCTCTGCTCGCTCGGCGGTCAATTCCTCTTCGGGTTCTTCCTAGCGCTGTTCTTCAACATGCAGTTTCCGGGCTCGACCTATCTGCGCGGCCTGTTTCTCGTGTCCTGGGTCATGCCGGGTCTTGTGACCGGCGCGATCTGGAACTGGCTTCTGGCCGGCGACTTCGGCGTGATCAACTTCTTCCTGCAGTCGATCGGCGTCATTGACGACCCGATCTTCTGGCGATCGTCTCCGGATTTCGCGCTGTGGAGCGTGATCATCACCAATATCTGGTTCGGCACCGCCTTCAACATGATCCTGCTTTCGGTCGGCCTCGCCGCCATTCCGAAGGATCTCTATGAAGCCGCAAGCCTTGACGGCGCCAATGCATTCCGCCGCTTCTACACGATCACGCTGCCGATGATGCGCCCGACGATCGGTGCGCTTCTGTCGCTCGGCCTGATCTTCACCCTCCAGCAGTTCGACCTGTTTGCCGCGATCACCGATGGCGGCCCGAACAATTCCTCGAACGTCGCCCAGTACTGGGCCTGGCAGCTTTCCTTCCGTGAATACGATTTCGCACGCGGCGCGACCGTTTCGGTGCTGATGATTACACTCGTCATCATCGCGGCCGTCTTCTATGTGCGCTCGACCCGCCATGAGGTGCGCGGATGA
- a CDS encoding NAD(P)-dependent oxidoreductase, with protein MANIAFLGLGVMGYPMAGHLVRKGHQVTVYNRTAAKAEKWTGDYEGCTAETPAAAANGKDIVFCCVGNDDDLREVVLGENGALSAMKEGSVFVDHTTASAEVARELYAAAKEKGIAFVDAPVSGGESGAVNGVLTVMCGGDEADFERARPVMESYGRSVRRVGEAGSGQLAKMVNQICIGGLVQALSEGIHFAQKAGIDVDIVLDIITKGAAGSWQMENRGATMNEGKFDFGFAVDLMRKDLDICLTEARRNGASLPVTALVDQFYADIQKDGGGRWDTSSLIKRLK; from the coding sequence ATGGCGAATATTGCATTTCTCGGTCTGGGCGTGATGGGCTATCCGATGGCCGGTCATCTGGTCCGGAAAGGCCATCAGGTGACGGTCTATAACCGCACGGCGGCAAAGGCGGAAAAATGGACCGGCGATTACGAGGGATGCACGGCTGAAACGCCGGCCGCCGCCGCGAACGGCAAGGACATCGTTTTCTGCTGCGTCGGCAATGACGACGATCTGCGCGAGGTCGTGCTTGGCGAGAACGGCGCGCTTTCGGCCATGAAGGAAGGTTCGGTTTTCGTCGATCACACCACTGCCTCGGCCGAAGTCGCGCGCGAGCTTTATGCGGCCGCGAAGGAAAAGGGCATTGCCTTTGTCGACGCTCCGGTTTCCGGCGGCGAATCCGGCGCGGTGAACGGCGTCCTGACCGTCATGTGCGGTGGCGACGAGGCCGATTTCGAGCGCGCGCGACCGGTGATGGAAAGCTATGGCCGTTCGGTCAGGCGCGTCGGCGAGGCCGGCAGCGGGCAGCTTGCCAAGATGGTCAACCAGATCTGCATCGGCGGTCTGGTGCAGGCGCTGTCCGAAGGCATTCACTTTGCCCAGAAGGCCGGGATCGATGTCGACATCGTGCTTGACATCATCACCAAGGGTGCTGCCGGTTCCTGGCAGATGGAAAATCGCGGCGCAACGATGAACGAGGGCAAGTTCGATTTCGGCTTCGCCGTCGACCTGATGCGAAAGGACCTCGATATTTGCCTGACCGAGGCCCGCCGCAACGGCGCGTCGCTGCCGGTCACGGCCCTTGTCGACCAGTTCTATGCCGATATCCAGAAGGATGGCGGCGGCCGCTGGGATACGTCGAGCCTTATCAAACGGCTGAAATAA
- a CDS encoding ABC transporter substrate-binding protein, with the protein MNRAKLMLCVSAAALSLGTAVPTLAQEPVTLNIWTVDKTGQPTPDLAREFDESEPNIDVVYREVNFADLMSEAMRAYSVGRAPDIFAVDNPDTAMLAANGALLDLTDMIEQSDIINVDEYFEGPMASATWDGRIYGVPKATNTIALYYNKDMLEEAGIDEPPKTWDELIEDARILNDPENDVYGVAFSAKASEEGTFQFLPFVQMAGGSYDNINGEGGVEALTFFKTLLDEGLASPDTVSRTQWASTATFNAGNAAMAISGPWEINRTADEAEFDWGVSLLPIPSEDAQRSSAMGDYNWVIFSSTKHPEEAFKALEFFAEQDKDLFERFGQIPARNDIEIPPTGNEAKDEALQVFLEQMQYAQPRGPHPEWPKISKAIQTALQSALAGSQTPQQALDQAQAQIDKITGK; encoded by the coding sequence ATGAATCGCGCCAAACTAATGCTGTGTGTATCCGCTGCTGCCCTGAGCCTTGGAACGGCTGTTCCGACGCTTGCGCAGGAACCGGTCACGCTGAATATCTGGACCGTCGACAAGACCGGCCAGCCGACGCCGGATCTCGCTCGCGAATTTGACGAAAGCGAACCCAATATCGACGTGGTCTACCGCGAGGTCAACTTCGCCGACCTGATGAGCGAGGCGATGCGCGCCTATTCGGTCGGCCGTGCACCGGACATCTTCGCCGTCGACAATCCCGACACGGCGATGCTGGCCGCCAACGGCGCCCTCCTGGACCTGACGGACATGATCGAACAGTCGGACATCATCAATGTCGACGAGTATTTCGAAGGCCCGATGGCGTCTGCCACCTGGGACGGCCGCATCTACGGCGTCCCGAAGGCGACCAACACGATCGCGCTCTACTACAACAAGGACATGCTCGAGGAAGCCGGCATTGACGAGCCGCCGAAGACCTGGGACGAACTGATCGAGGATGCCCGGATCCTCAACGATCCGGAAAACGATGTTTACGGCGTCGCCTTCTCGGCCAAGGCCTCGGAAGAAGGGACTTTCCAGTTCCTGCCCTTCGTGCAGATGGCCGGCGGCAGCTATGACAACATCAACGGCGAGGGCGGCGTCGAGGCGCTTACCTTCTTCAAGACGCTTCTCGATGAAGGCCTGGCATCGCCGGATACCGTATCGCGCACGCAGTGGGCGTCGACGGCAACCTTCAACGCAGGCAATGCGGCGATGGCGATTTCCGGCCCCTGGGAAATCAACCGCACGGCCGACGAGGCGGAATTCGACTGGGGCGTTTCCCTCCTGCCGATCCCGTCGGAAGATGCGCAGCGTTCGTCTGCCATGGGCGACTATAACTGGGTGATCTTCTCCTCCACCAAGCACCCGGAAGAAGCCTTCAAGGCGCTTGAGTTCTTCGCGGAGCAGGACAAGGATCTGTTCGAGCGCTTCGGCCAGATCCCGGCCCGCAATGATATCGAGATCCCGCCGACTGGCAACGAGGCCAAGGACGAAGCGCTGCAGGTCTTCCTGGAGCAGATGCAGTACGCCCAGCCGCGTGGCCCGCACCCGGAATGGCCGAAGATCTCCAAGGCCATCCAGACGGCCCTGCAGTCGGCACTCGCCGGTTCGCAGACGCCGCAGCAGGCGCTTGACCAGGCCCAGGCCCAGATCGACAAGATCACCGGAAAGTAA
- a CDS encoding carbohydrate ABC transporter permease — protein sequence MTPKTRNTLLIACGLVLAAIYLFPLYWMYVTALKTSTAMFAAPPSFVPPNPQWDVFAGVWVERHMATYLKNSLIIASCAVLFIATLGSGCAYVLARYRSVWVDVGLFLVLMLQVLPASLMVTPIFVGFSQIGLLDYPRIAVIVAITAKAMPFFVVLVRATFMNVPAELEEAALVDGNSRFGAFIHIVLPLARNGILVSALLIFMQAFGEFVYSKSLIQDVELQPASVGLSTFMGPNSVDWNRIMAYASIYVTPILAAFVLLQRKIVSGLTSGALK from the coding sequence ATGACCCCGAAAACCCGAAACACCCTGCTGATCGCCTGCGGTCTGGTATTGGCAGCCATCTATCTCTTCCCGCTCTACTGGATGTATGTGACCGCGCTGAAAACCAGCACGGCGATGTTTGCCGCACCGCCGAGCTTCGTGCCGCCGAACCCGCAATGGGACGTCTTTGCCGGCGTCTGGGTCGAGCGCCACATGGCGACCTATCTGAAGAACTCGCTGATCATCGCCAGCTGCGCCGTCCTGTTCATCGCCACGCTCGGCTCGGGCTGCGCCTATGTCCTGGCCCGCTACCGCAGTGTGTGGGTCGATGTCGGCCTGTTCCTCGTGCTGATGCTTCAGGTTCTGCCGGCCTCCCTGATGGTCACCCCGATCTTTGTCGGTTTCTCGCAGATCGGCCTGCTGGATTACCCGCGCATCGCCGTCATCGTGGCGATCACCGCCAAGGCCATGCCGTTCTTCGTCGTGCTGGTGCGCGCCACCTTCATGAACGTGCCGGCGGAGCTTGAAGAGGCCGCCCTCGTGGACGGTAATTCCCGCTTCGGCGCCTTCATCCACATCGTGCTGCCGCTTGCCCGCAACGGCATCCTTGTCAGCGCGCTGTTGATCTTCATGCAGGCCTTTGGCGAATTCGTTTACTCCAAGTCGCTGATCCAGGACGTCGAGCTGCAACCGGCAAGCGTCGGTCTCTCCACCTTCATGGGTCCGAACTCGGTCGATTGGAACCGGATCATGGCCTACGCCTCGATCTACGTAACCCCCATCCTCGCTGCCTTCGTGCTGCTGCAGCGCAAGATCGTCTCCGGCCTGACCTCGGGAGCTTTGAAATGA
- the yicI gene encoding alpha-xylosidase — MKIMDGNWHVRQNFDLNQPLEVFDARVKDGNLVIRATTWPMNDRANQINARLIILTLSAPMEGMIGVKSEHFRGGLDKGPHFDLYPDEGFAPEIEITDEFATLKSGNLTARIAMNGRWNLEFLRDGKLITGSDYKAGGHAIDHDDNDRTHMFERLSLGVGTKIYGLGERFTEFVKNGQMVDIWNRDGGANTDQAYKNIPFFLTNRGWGVFVNNPGRVEFEVGSEKVHKALFSVPGESLEYYVIDGPDPKGVIDRYTKLTGRPALPARWSFGLWLTTSFTTEYDEATVTSFLDGMAERDIPLHVFHFDCFWMRGLHWCDFEWDPETFPEPEAMLKRYKERGLNICVWINPYIAQESKLFDEGKENGYLIKRPDGSVWQWDRWQPGQAVVDFTNRQACDWYAGYLKDLVAQGVDCFKTDFGERIPVDVAYHDGSDAETMHNYYTFLYNKVVYEALQETKGEDEAVLFARSATTGGQQFPVHWGGDCYSDYESMAESLRGGLSLGLSGFGFWSHDIGGFEATAEADVYKRWCAFGLLSSHSRLHGSKSYRVPWLYDEEAVDVLRFFTKLKMRLMPTIYEAACEAPKTGLPVMRAMMLEFPEDRTCDVLDRQYMLGEKLLVAPVLDKSGDVEIYLPKGRWTHLLTGEEVEGGSWRIENHDFMSLPLYVRPSSLIVWGAVDDKPDYDYAEGALFALYALEDGKTAKATIFAEKGAKAQELAVSRTGDTLTITAEDGSRPWRLRLQNIASVASAGDAGIAETAEGVILEGKGNVTVKL; from the coding sequence ATGAAAATCATGGACGGCAACTGGCATGTGCGCCAGAATTTCGACCTCAACCAGCCGCTCGAGGTCTTCGATGCCCGCGTGAAGGACGGCAATCTCGTCATCCGCGCCACCACCTGGCCGATGAACGACCGCGCCAACCAGATCAATGCCCGGCTGATCATCCTCACCCTCTCCGCGCCGATGGAAGGCATGATCGGGGTGAAGAGCGAGCACTTCCGCGGCGGTCTCGACAAGGGCCCGCATTTCGACCTCTATCCGGACGAAGGCTTTGCGCCGGAAATCGAGATCACGGACGAGTTTGCCACGCTGAAAAGCGGCAACCTCACCGCCCGCATCGCCATGAACGGCCGCTGGAACCTCGAATTCCTGCGTGACGGCAAACTGATCACCGGTTCCGACTACAAGGCCGGCGGCCATGCCATCGACCACGACGACAATGACCGCACCCATATGTTCGAACGTCTGAGCCTCGGCGTCGGCACCAAGATCTATGGTCTTGGCGAGCGTTTCACCGAGTTCGTCAAGAACGGCCAGATGGTCGATATCTGGAACCGCGACGGCGGCGCCAACACCGACCAGGCCTACAAGAACATCCCCTTCTTCCTTACCAATCGCGGCTGGGGCGTTTTCGTCAACAATCCGGGCCGCGTCGAGTTCGAAGTCGGCTCGGAAAAGGTTCACAAGGCGCTGTTCTCCGTTCCGGGCGAAAGCCTCGAATATTACGTCATCGACGGGCCGGACCCCAAGGGCGTTATCGACCGCTATACAAAGCTCACCGGCCGCCCGGCGCTGCCGGCCCGCTGGTCCTTCGGCCTGTGGCTGACGACATCGTTCACCACCGAATATGACGAGGCAACGGTCACCAGCTTCCTCGACGGCATGGCAGAGCGCGACATTCCGTTGCATGTTTTCCATTTCGACTGCTTCTGGATGCGCGGCCTGCACTGGTGCGATTTCGAATGGGACCCGGAGACCTTCCCGGAGCCGGAAGCCATGCTGAAGCGCTACAAGGAGCGCGGCCTCAACATCTGCGTCTGGATCAATCCCTATATCGCCCAGGAATCCAAGCTCTTCGACGAGGGCAAGGAAAACGGCTACCTGATCAAGCGCCCGGACGGTTCCGTCTGGCAGTGGGACCGCTGGCAGCCCGGCCAGGCCGTGGTCGACTTCACCAACCGGCAAGCCTGCGACTGGTATGCCGGTTATCTGAAGGATCTGGTGGCCCAGGGCGTCGACTGCTTCAAGACCGATTTCGGCGAGCGCATTCCGGTCGACGTTGCCTATCATGACGGCTCCGACGCCGAGACCATGCACAACTACTACACCTTCCTCTACAACAAGGTCGTCTACGAGGCCCTGCAGGAGACGAAGGGCGAGGACGAAGCGGTGCTGTTTGCCCGCTCCGCCACCACCGGCGGCCAGCAATTCCCGGTTCACTGGGGCGGCGACTGCTATTCGGATTATGAATCCATGGCGGAGTCTCTGCGCGGCGGCCTGTCGCTCGGCCTTTCCGGCTTCGGCTTCTGGAGCCATGACATAGGCGGCTTCGAGGCAACGGCTGAAGCCGATGTCTACAAGCGCTGGTGCGCCTTCGGCCTGCTCTCCAGCCATTCGCGCCTGCACGGCTCCAAGTCCTACCGCGTGCCGTGGCTCTATGACGAAGAAGCCGTCGATGTTCTGCGCTTCTTCACCAAGCTGAAGATGCGCCTGATGCCGACGATTTACGAGGCTGCCTGCGAAGCGCCCAAGACCGGCCTGCCGGTGATGCGCGCCATGATGCTGGAGTTTCCGGAAGACCGCACCTGCGACGTGCTCGACCGCCAGTACATGCTCGGCGAAAAGCTTCTGGTGGCGCCGGTTCTCGACAAATCGGGTGACGTCGAAATCTACCTGCCGAAAGGCCGCTGGACGCATCTTCTCACCGGAGAAGAGGTCGAGGGCGGCAGTTGGCGCATCGAAAACCACGACTTCATGAGCCTGCCGCTTTACGTCCGCCCCTCAAGCCTCATCGTCTGGGGCGCGGTCGACGACAAGCCGGACTACGACTATGCGGAAGGCGCGCTCTTTGCTCTCTACGCGCTCGAAGACGGCAAGACGGCGAAAGCCACGATCTTCGCCGAAAAGGGCGCGAAAGCGCAGGAACTGGCCGTGTCCCGCACGGGCGACACGCTGACCATCACGGCGGAAGATGGAAGCCGCCCGTGGCGCCTGCGCTTGCAGAACATCGCCTCTGTAGCCAGCGCCGGGGATGCCGGCATTGCGGAAACCGCCGAAGGCGTGATCCTCGAAGGCAAGGGCAATGTCACTGTGAAGCTCTGA
- a CDS encoding ABC transporter ATP-binding protein, giving the protein MTTQIEFNAVEKYYGRYHALKNVNLTIEKGEFVALVGPSGCGKSTLLRTLAGLEKISGGEVKIAGDLMNDMPPRRRDIAMVFQSYALYPHMTVEENLTYSLRTHGMKKKDAQVKAREVADTTGLSNLLERYPRELSGGQRQRVAMSRAIIRDPKAFLFDEPLSNLDAALRVHMRKEIRTLHDRLGATSVYVTHDQIEAMTMADRVVLMKEGRIEQQGAPLELYDSPANQFVAGFIGSPAMNFLPAIVGEDGHSLKLELGDGDVLPYAGKLEAGRKVTVGLRPEHLELVSAQDAQFSLPLRIAEATGATTFLFTDSDPEIAVVINDRAAVTPGEPLNMRIAPELIHIFDRETGIRL; this is encoded by the coding sequence ATGACAACCCAGATCGAATTCAACGCGGTCGAGAAGTATTACGGCCGTTACCACGCCCTCAAGAACGTCAACCTCACGATCGAAAAGGGCGAGTTCGTCGCGCTTGTCGGCCCGTCCGGTTGCGGCAAGTCCACGCTGTTGCGCACGCTGGCCGGTCTGGAAAAGATCTCCGGCGGCGAGGTGAAGATCGCCGGCGATCTGATGAACGACATGCCGCCGCGCCGGCGCGACATCGCCATGGTGTTCCAGTCCTATGCCCTCTATCCGCATATGACGGTCGAGGAAAACCTGACCTACAGCCTGCGCACCCACGGCATGAAGAAGAAGGATGCCCAGGTGAAAGCCCGCGAAGTGGCCGATACCACGGGGCTTTCCAACCTGCTGGAACGCTATCCGCGCGAACTCTCCGGCGGCCAGCGCCAGCGCGTGGCCATGAGCCGCGCCATCATCCGCGATCCGAAGGCCTTCCTCTTCGACGAACCGCTGTCCAACCTCGATGCGGCGCTGCGTGTTCACATGCGCAAGGAAATCCGCACGCTGCATGATCGCCTCGGCGCAACCTCGGTCTATGTCACCCATGACCAGATCGAGGCCATGACCATGGCCGACCGCGTCGTCCTGATGAAGGAAGGCCGGATCGAGCAGCAAGGCGCGCCGCTCGAACTCTATGACAGCCCGGCAAACCAGTTCGTCGCCGGCTTCATCGGCTCTCCTGCGATGAATTTCCTGCCGGCAATTGTGGGCGAGGACGGCCACAGCCTGAAGCTCGAACTCGGTGACGGCGACGTTCTGCCCTATGCGGGCAAGCTTGAGGCCGGTCGCAAGGTGACCGTGGGCCTGAGACCCGAACATCTCGAGCTGGTTTCGGCGCAGGACGCCCAGTTCAGCCTGCCGCTCAGGATCGCCGAAGCCACGGGCGCGACGACCTTCCTGTTCACCGACAGCGACCCGGAGATCGCCGTTGTCATCAACGACCGCGCCGCCGTGACGCCCGGCGAGCCGCTGAACATGCGGATCGCCCCGGAACTCATCCACATCTTCGATCGCGAGACCGGCATCCGGCTCTGA
- a CDS encoding LacI family DNA-binding transcriptional regulator: MTGIRQLANHLQLSIGTVSRALNGKADVNAQTRERVLKAAVELGYVPNQSGRSLRKGTTSTVGLILTQGNSLGENNDNFFFGVIHGLQAALKKHKLDLVLLLCARDEDPDSFLQRMVAQRIVDAVILTATRTHDERFDILRRANMPFVTLGRSESLGDASWIDLDFEGIARSSVARLCRRGHRRIAVAVPNVDANLGPLFLEGYRQGLADCGLPFDENIVFHAETSEEGGYDVAGKVLATEDRPTAILLIAELMSVGLYRRLGEAGLTPGRDLAVIAERESPVGRFLLPRLTCFRLDLDALGRMLGEMLLANLPAFAENYKDVPRGKIWPLELVEGESDPPLRREERSRPTG; this comes from the coding sequence ATGACGGGCATTCGTCAGCTCGCGAACCACCTGCAACTTTCGATTGGTACGGTCTCGCGTGCGCTGAACGGCAAGGCGGACGTGAATGCGCAGACGCGCGAGCGGGTTTTGAAGGCGGCGGTGGAGCTCGGTTATGTGCCCAACCAGTCTGGCCGAAGCCTCAGGAAGGGGACGACAAGCACGGTCGGCCTGATCCTGACGCAAGGCAACAGCCTGGGCGAGAACAACGACAACTTCTTTTTCGGGGTGATCCACGGCCTGCAGGCCGCATTGAAGAAACACAAGCTCGATCTGGTGCTTCTTCTGTGCGCGCGCGACGAGGATCCCGACAGTTTTCTCCAGCGCATGGTGGCCCAGCGCATCGTTGATGCGGTGATCCTGACGGCGACCCGCACGCACGATGAACGCTTCGATATATTGAGGCGTGCCAACATGCCGTTCGTGACGCTCGGACGCAGTGAAAGCCTTGGCGACGCCTCCTGGATCGACCTTGATTTTGAGGGGATTGCCCGCAGTTCTGTTGCGCGTCTGTGCCGACGGGGCCACCGGCGCATTGCGGTGGCCGTGCCGAATGTGGATGCCAATCTCGGCCCGCTGTTCCTGGAGGGCTACCGGCAGGGACTTGCCGATTGCGGCCTGCCGTTCGACGAGAACATCGTCTTTCATGCCGAGACCAGCGAGGAGGGCGGCTATGATGTCGCCGGCAAGGTGCTGGCAACCGAGGACCGGCCAACCGCGATCCTGCTGATCGCCGAACTGATGTCGGTCGGCCTCTATCGCCGGTTGGGGGAGGCGGGACTGACGCCCGGCCGCGACCTTGCCGTGATTGCCGAGCGCGAAAGCCCCGTGGGGCGTTTCCTGCTGCCGCGACTCACCTGTTTCCGGCTTGATCTCGATGCTCTGGGGCGCATGCTTGGAGAAATGCTGCTCGCCAATCTGCCGGCCTTTGCCGAGAACTACAAGGACGTGCCGAGAGGCAAGATCTGGCCGCTGGAACTGGTCGAAGGGGAAAGCGATCCGCCGCTCAGGCGCGAAGAGCGGTCTCGGCCGACCGGTTGA